The genomic DNA TAGATACGCATATGTTTGGGGcgtctggatgactcagtggttgagcatctgcctttggctcaggtcatgatcccgggttgctgggatcgagtcccgcattgggctccctgcatggagcctgcttctccctccgcctacgtctctgcctctctctctctctctgtctctcatgaataaataaataaaatcttaaaaaaaaaagatatgcatatgtttgttccaaagagaaaaagaaaccttgcTGCTCCACCCCAAGAAGCTATACCATCCTAATATATTCAAGGAGAGGCTTGTTTCTTGTTGAGGGCCAAGTAAGGGATAAACCAAAAGCCCCAGAAGGCTGGGAGTAGATTTTAACTTTAAGTGACCCCTTCTGCTTTCTGAGGTTTTAAATGGGGAGGAGGACATCCCCCTTTCAAGGCAGGAAGGGAAGCTGAGGAGCCTGAAACATGCTGGCTGCTAGACCCTCTGTGGCCCAAGACGTGGAGAGACCTCCACAGATGCTGGAACAGATGTTCCAAAGAGGGGAACCTCACACCTTCAGATGCAGTGCTAGAAGCAGTACAGGTGACGGCAAAACCTCATGTGGATGCCACACTGCACGAGGGATGAAAGGGTAGGTGCAAGTCTGCAGCTGCTTTCTAGCTCTTGCATCCTGACATTCTCATCTCATTGGGATTTTAAAATCTCTCATGGGACACAAGTCACCTTTAAATTTGGGGTGGTTCCTAACACGCACACACATATTTGCACAAAACTCTGCACGTCACTTCAAGGTCCTCATCGAGCTTGAAACCTAGCCACAGGCAGGTTGCTGGTGGGAACAAGGACCTGGCACCAGAAAGATATGATATGTTAATCCCAGGTCTGCCATTTCCTGTGTCACTCTAGACCAGTCACTTTGTTTCTCTGGGCCTCAAACGAGGATCACGGGGAGAATAACGTCCCTGCCAATGGCCCAGGGCGTGTGCAGAGATTAAAGGGATTAAtttcaggtgcctgggtgactcagtcggttaagcaactgccttgggctcaggttgtgatcccagggtcctggtattgagtcccacatcaggctccctgctccatctctgcctccccgcccgcccgcccccccttTGAacgaatatttttttaaaaatctttaaaaataaaaaaataaagggattaaTTCCAGGAAGTGTGTTACACAGCACCTGACACACAGGACACTCAATAAACCTGGCTGTCACTATGGCCATGAAGCTAAGGCCCAGACCAGGGAAGGGGTGGCAGCGGGGCTGGCTCCAGGCCGAGACCCCAGGAACCCAGCACCGTGCTCCCACCACACACCTCAGTGCCGGCCTGCCCACCACACCCCACCAGCACTGCCCTGCGACACTCACTAAAGAGCCTTGCAGACACTGAGGCACGGCAGCAGCTGCTCCACGCCAATGTCACCAACAGAGTTGTGGTCCAGCTGCAGGGCCACAGGCCGCCGGAGGTGCCGCAGCACAAAGGCCAGGGCAGCGCACTCGGGGGGGCCCACGCCGCAGAACGTCAGCTTCAGGTGCCCCACCGTTAGCCCACGCACCGCCTCCCGGGCCAGCCGCTCCTCCTGCATCTCGTACAGGCTCCGGATGAGCCAGAGGAAGCCGGGCATGGCGTGCATGCTCTTGGCCTCCCCTGGCACAGCTGGTGGGATGGAGCGGAAGTGCTGGTGGAGGCTGCGGGACAGACAGCCCTGGGCCCGGCCCTGGAGCCGCAGCAGGGCCTCCTCATTGGCCTGGCACTCGGCCAGCAGGCCCCGGTGCTCCCGGGACAGCAGCCCCGCCAGGAAGGCTGCCGTGATCTGGAGGTTGTGCGGCTCAGCCTCCTGCAGCAAAGCTGCCAAGCTGCCCTCCTTGCGCTCTGAGCGTGGCACGCACGTTGTGGGCAGAAGCCTGGCCAGCAGCGAGCTGCGCGGCCCATGACAAATGAAGAGTTGTCTAAGCAAGGACGGTGACACGTCAGTGCTGAGCACAAGGTACAGGGCTGCAAAAAAACACTGGAAGGTGATGTGCAGGAATTCCAGGGGGGTGGTGCTCCCAGGCCCCACGCTCTTGGCATGCACCAGGAAGCCAAGAGAAATGTCCTCATCATCAATGTGTGCTGCCTGGAGCTGCTTGGCGGAGAACACGTAGCAGCACATGCCCAGACCCCAGAGAGCCAGCCAGCCCAGGTGCAGgagggtggggagcctgcctcgAAGCAAGTGGGATCCCAGACTGTGGGGGACAGAGTCTGGCGGGGAGGCATGCAGCAGAAAATGCTGCAGGATCAGCAGGTACATGTCCGTGGAGGTCTTTGGGGACCCCCCGCCATGCAACAACAGCTCCTGGTGGCATTTGGACACCATCCATGAGACAACAGGAAGGTGGCACAAACCATGCAGGGCTGAGGTCGTTTTGAGCAGGCGGATGAGGCGGTCGGCCACCCCTGGCTCACGGTGGCACTTCCTCAGGTACAGCTCAATGCCCTCTTCTGAGAAGCCCTTCAGGTTGATTTCCAAGCGCAGGTACTTCCTGAGTAATGCCGACACTGCATCAGGACGGCTGGTCAACACCTTGCGGGCATTCTTTAGCAAGTTGCCCTGCAGAAGGTTGAACAGCAGATTCTGGACAGATGTGGGGTCGGTCGGAGAGCAGTGACGCTCATGATCTGAGAACCTGAACCTGAACTCATCAAAGCCATCGAAGGTTAAGAGGACACGGTTGGGGTGGTCAAGGAGGAACTGAAAGACTTCCTGTTGGCCAAAGTCAGGCCAACAGCAGTGTTCAAAGAGCAGCATCTGCACAGAGAGCGGCTTTGCCACGCACTGCAGCTGCCGACAGCTGAAtgggaagacaaagagaaattccTGGAAGTCGCGCCCTGAAGCCCACAGCAGGTGCATTCGCTGCAGCAATGTGCTCTTACCACTGCCCGCCTCACCCACCACCAGCACAGTGTCTGCATCTTCATTGAGGTGGCCACAGGTACTGAAGAGTTCCTCCAGGCTTAGGGTAGCAGGGCTCTTCTGCGGGGACCTGGCCAGACCCATTTCTGTTCGGATCTCCAGAACATTCTCTGTATATATTTCCTCCAGGCAAAGATTCTCTGCCCCATCATAGGTGCTCAGAAAGCGAGACTGAGAAGATATCGTGGTCCTCAGCTTGGACATGTACTTCTTACATGCGGCATCTGGAAGACCGAAGAAGAGGCCAATGAGGTAGGATGGTGAGCAAGACGGGACCTGAGGGGGCTGCATGGGGAAATGTGATCTTAGGCATGGAGAGAAGAGCCAGTGCATGCGAGTTCTGGCTCTCCACTTATAAGCTATAACATTCCTAAGCCTGGGATTCCCCACTGTGAAGTGGAAAAATGGTGGTCTCTACATGGATCAATTAAGAAAATTCATGTCAAGTGCTTCATTCAGTGTTTAGGCATTTAGATTAAATGTTAGCTAgtggtattattattactactgaCATCAAGAACAGCTGTAAATTAGAAGGAGCACCAGGCTAGGATCAGAAGACCTGCATGCCAATGCCCATCTCACCATACTGGTTAGATGGCCTTAGGTAAAGCCACTTCACCACTCAACCTCAACTGTgtctttctaaagaaaaacagaaggtgTGAAAGCCTAGCATCCCAGTTTCTGAAGTCAGATATGCCTGGGTTTGAAAGCTGGCTCTGTCATTAGCCTGCACAAGTcactcattt from Canis lupus dingo isolate Sandy chromosome 2, ASM325472v2, whole genome shotgun sequence includes the following:
- the NOD2 gene encoding nucleotide-binding oligomerization domain-containing protein 2 isoform X4; its protein translation is MSKLRTTISSQSRFLSTYDGAENLCLEEIYTENVLEIRTEMGLARSPQKSPATLSLEELFSTCGHLNEDADTVLVVGEAGSGKSTLLQRMHLLWASGRDFQEFLFVFPFSCRQLQCVAKPLSVQMLLFEHCCWPDFGQQEVFQFLLDHPNRVLLTFDGFDEFRFRFSDHERHCSPTDPTSVQNLLFNLLQGNLLKNARKVLTSRPDAVSALLRKYLRLEINLKGFSEEGIELYLRKCHREPGVADRLIRLLKTTSALHGLCHLPVVSWMVSKCHQELLLHGGGSPKTSTDMYLLILQHFLLHASPPDSVPHSLGSHLLRGRLPTLLHLGWLALWGLGMCCYVFSAKQLQAAHIDDEDISLGFLVHAKSVGPGSTTPLEFLHITFQCFFAALYLVLSTDVSPSLLRQLFICHGPRSSLLARLLPTTCVPRSERKEGSLAALLQEAEPHNLQITAAFLAGLLSREHRGLLAECQANEEALLRLQGRAQGCLSRSLHQHFRSIPPAVPGEAKSMHAMPGFLWLIRSLYEMQEERLAREAVRGLTVGHLKLTFCGVGPPECAALAFVLRHLRRPVALQLDHNSVGDIGVEQLLPCLSVCKALYLRDNNISDRGICKLIEHALHCEQLQKLALFNNKLTDGCAHSMARLLACKQNFLALRLGNNHITAAGAQALAEGLRANTSLQFLGFWGNKVGDEGAQALAEALGDHQSLRWLSLVGNDIGSVGARALALMLEKNVALEELCLEENHLQDEGVCSLAKGLERNSSLKVLKLSNNCITYLGAEGLLQALEKNDTILEVWLRGNTFSLEEMERLSQRDTRLLL
- the NOD2 gene encoding nucleotide-binding oligomerization domain-containing protein 2 isoform X3 — encoded protein: MCTQEAFQTQRSQLVGLLVSGSLEGFESILDWLLSWEVLSWEDYEGLSLLGQPLSYLARRLLDTVWNKGTWGCEQLVAAVREAQTDCQALELSSCWDPHSPHPARDLQSHRPAIVRRLYSHVEDVLNLAWEQGFISQYERDEIRLPIFTSSQRARRLLDLATVKANGLAAFLLRHVQELPVPLAMPSEDAACKKYMSKLRTTISSQSRFLSTYDGAENLCLEEIYTENVLEIRTEMGLARSPQKSPATLSLEELFSTCGHLNEDADTVLVVGEAGSGKSTLLQRMHLLWASGRDFQEFLFVFPFSCRQLQCVAKPLSVQMLLFEHCCWPDFGQQEVFQFLLDHPNRVLLTFDGFDEFRFRFSDHERHCSPTDPTSVQNLLFNLLQGNLLKNARKVLTSRPDAVSALLRKYLRLEINLKGFSEEGIELYLRKCHREPGVADRLIRLLKTTSALHGLCHLPVVSWMVSKCHQELLLHGGGSPKTSTDMYLLILQHFLLHASPPDSVPHSLGSHLLRGRLPTLLHLGWLALWGLGMCCYVFSAKQLQAAHIDDEDISLGFLVHAKSVGPGSTTPLEFLHITFQCFFAALYLVLSTDVSPSLLRQLFICHGPRSSLLARLLPTTCVPRSERKEGSLAALLQEAEPHNLQITAAFLAGLLSREHRGLLAECQANEEALLRLQGRAQGCLSRSLHQHFRSIPPAVPGEAKSMHAMPGFLWLIRSLYEMQEERLAREAVRGLTVGHLKLTFCGVGPPECAALAFVLRHLRRPVALQLDHNSVGDIGVEQLLPCLSVCKALYLVGNDIGSVGARALALMLEKNVALEELCLEENHLQDEGVCSLAKGLERNSSLKVLKLSNNCITYLGAEGLLQALEKNDTILEVWLRGNTFSLEEMERLSQRDTRLLL
- the NOD2 gene encoding nucleotide-binding oligomerization domain-containing protein 2 isoform X1; this translates as MCTQEAFQTQRSQLVGLLVSGSLEGFESILDWLLSWEVLSWEDYEGLSLLGQPLSYLARRLLDTVWNKGTWGCEQLVAAVREAQTDCQALELSSCWDPHSPHPARDLQSHRPAIVRRLYSHVEDVLNLAWEQGFISQYERDEIRLPIFTSSQRARRLLDLATVKANGLAAFLLRHVQELPVPLAMPSEDAACKKYMSKLRTTISSQSRFLSTYDGAENLCLEEIYTENVLEIRTEMGLARSPQKSPATLSLEELFSTCGHLNEDADTVLVVGEAGSGKSTLLQRMHLLWASGRDFQEFLFVFPFSCRQLQCVAKPLSVQMLLFEHCCWPDFGQQEVFQFLLDHPNRVLLTFDGFDEFRFRFSDHERHCSPTDPTSVQNLLFNLLQGNLLKNARKVLTSRPDAVSALLRKYLRLEINLKGFSEEGIELYLRKCHREPGVADRLIRLLKTTSALHGLCHLPVVSWMVSKCHQELLLHGGGSPKTSTDMYLLILQHFLLHASPPDSVPHSLGSHLLRGRLPTLLHLGWLALWGLGMCCYVFSAKQLQAAHIDDEDISLGFLVHAKSVGPGSTTPLEFLHITFQCFFAALYLVLSTDVSPSLLRQLFICHGPRSSLLARLLPTTCVPRSERKEGSLAALLQEAEPHNLQITAAFLAGLLSREHRGLLAECQANEEALLRLQGRAQGCLSRSLHQHFRSIPPAVPGEAKSMHAMPGFLWLIRSLYEMQEERLAREAVRGLTVGHLKLTFCGVGPPECAALAFVLRHLRRPVALQLDHNSVGDIGVEQLLPCLSVCKALYLRDNNISDRGICKLIEHALHCEQLQKLALFNNKLTDGCAHSMARLLACKQNFLALRLGNNHITAAGAQALAEGLRANTSLQFLGFWGNKVGDEGAQALAEALGDHQSLRWLSLVGNDIGSVGARALALMLEKNVALEELCLEENHLQDEGVCSLAKGLERNSSLKVLKLSNNCITYLGAEGLLQALEKNDTILEVWLRGNTFSLEEMERLSQRDTRLLL
- the NOD2 gene encoding nucleotide-binding oligomerization domain-containing protein 2 isoform X2, whose amino-acid sequence is MCTQEAFQTQRSQLVGLLVSGSLEGFESILDWLLSWEVLSWEDYEGLSLLGQPLSYLARRLLDTVWNKGTWGCEQLVAAVREAQTDCQALELSSCWDPHSPHPARDLQSHRPAIVRRLYSHVEDVLNLAWEQGFISQYERDEIRLPIFTSSQRARRLLDLATVKANGLAAFLLRHVQELPVPLAMPSEDAACKKYMSKLRTTISSQSRFLSTYDGAENLCLEEIYTENVLEIRTEMGLARSPQKSPATLSLEELFSTCGHLNEDADTVLVVGEAGSGKSTLLQRMHLLWASGRDFQEFLFVFPFSCRQLQCVAKPLSVQMLLFEHCCWPDFGQQEVFQFLLDHPNRVLLTFDGFDEFRFRFSDHERHCSPTDPTSVQNLLFNLLQGNLLKNARKVLTSRPDAVSALLRKYLRLEINLKGFSEEGIELYLRKCHREPGVADRLIRLLKTTSALHGLCHLPVVSWMVSKCHQELLLHGGGSPKTSTDMYLLILQHFLLHASPPDSVPHSLGSHLLRGRLPTLLHLGWLALWGLGMCCYVFSAKQLQAAHIDDEDISLGFLVHAKSVGPGSTTPLEFLHITFQCFFAALYLVLSTDVSPSLLRQLFICHGPRSSLLARLLPTTCVPRSERKEGSLAALLQEAEPHNLQITAAFLAGLLSREHRGLLAECQANEEALLRLQGRAQGCLSRSLHQHFRSIPPAVPGEAKSMHAMPGFLWLIRSLYEMQEERLAREAVRGLTVGHLKLTFCGVGPPECAALAFVLRHLRRPVALQLDHNSVGDIGVEQLLPCLSVCKALYLRDNNISDRGICKLIEHALHCEQLQKLALFNNKLTDGCAHSMARLLACKQNFLALRFWGNKVGDEGAQALAEALGDHQSLRWLSLVGNDIGSVGARALALMLEKNVALEELCLEENHLQDEGVCSLAKGLERNSSLKVLKLSNNCITYLGAEGLLQALEKNDTILEVWLRGNTFSLEEMERLSQRDTRLLL